Part of the Clostridium sporogenes genome, TTGGGTGGCACATTGGATGCATATGATGCATTTCCATATCATCATACATTGGCTTCATATCCATTGGCTTTTCTTTCATTTTCGCTGGCATTTTACTCATACTGCAATCTCTCATAATTACACCTCATTAAATATTTTTTAAATTACATTATTATGTTATGCCTTATATATATTATTGGTTCCATATTTAATATAAATTTTAAATTATAAACTACCACATTACTGTTCTCATCTCATGGTTATTCATATCTGTATTTTCTTCTACTTCTGTAATTCTTTTATTTTTTTTATGAGTTGTACTTAGTATATAATTATATTTAATTGCATGTTTTATTTCGTCTGTTAAAATTTCAAAAACCATATCCCTATGATATCTATTTGGAAGTCCCTTTCTTATTTCTCTATACTTTTCCATTGCAGCTAACTCACCGAACAAAGCTTTTTTTACTCCATCTATATAAGATTTAGGCTTTTCAAAGTCCTCTGCTCCATCTGAAGCTTCTATATCTTTCCCCGTATAAAATTTGTATATAAATTTAAACATTTTTCTATGTTTTCTTTCATCATCTCGTATAGTTCTTATGATTTCTTTTTCTTCATTAGTAGGTGCTTTGCTTATTAAATAGTCATATAAAAGCTCATCTTCTCTTTCACCTTGAACCGCACCCTTTACTAACTCTAGTGCCTTATTAAAATCATGTTTTGTAAAATCCATTCCGTAAAAACTACAGCACATCATCCGTGGCATATTATGCATACAAATATCTCCTCATTTTATTTCTTCACAATTTCTATTATATTCAGTAAGGAAAATCTTGTACCTAATCTACCATTTTGTTTATTATAGTAGATTATCTTATATATGATGTTATGTGCTATGATATTAATATATTAAATTTAGTGCATAAATTTATTTATAGGAAATTTAACCACCTAGAGTTATGTCCTGCTCATCATACCATTTTAATGCTCCATAAAAATGCTCTGGTTTAAAATCTGGCCAATAATCTTCTATTATATAAAAATCAGAATATACTGATTGTATTGGTAAAAATCCACTTAATCTCCTTCTTCCTCCCCATCTTATTATTAAATCTACCCTTGATATATCCGTGGATTTTATATGTTTATTTATTTTATTTCTACTACTTAAATTATTATTTTCTAAAGCTTCAAGATCCCACTCCCAACCATAATTTACAAGGAAATTTACTTTTATCCCACCTTCTTTGAATACTTTTCTTTTCTTTGTATAGGGAAGAAGTTCTTTCGGAAACATTGGTGATTCTGTATTTCCTACTACAAGTAGTGAAGCATCTTCATTACATAACATTTCTACTGCTTCAACACAGGCCTTTGTAAAAGATTCTCTTTGTACTTTAGGTCTTTTAGTATTATCTGTAGTAAAACCATAATATGTAATCTCATTTATTCCCGCTGCTCTGCAAAGTCTAAATAGCATAAGCCCTGGATTTAGACCAAAATCATATCCACACTGCTTTTCCATTCCCTTATTATTAGCCCATCTTCTATTTCCATCTGGAATTATACCAATATGGTTTGGTACTCTCATAAATTATCCTCCTTTGGATTTTAATATTTCAATTACCATTATTATGCGCAATAATGGTATTTTTAAACACTTATAATTATTTTAAAAAACAACCATTATTATAAAACAATATATTTTTATGCTTTATTGTTTTTTTGAATATTCTCATATTGTCTAAATACATAAAAATCAAAAAAATTATTAATTTCATTTTAATTTTTATATATATTTTTTAAAGCTTATATTGATAATAAAAAAGATATATGATATAGTATATATAAATTTAATAGTTAAGTTTACGTGTTACTGATTCGATCAGGCATGAGTGAGACTTTAATATTTAAGATTACTATAGGTGTATTCTACACTTTTTAATCTTATTTAAAGTTTTACTCATGCCTTTTGTATTTTAGTAAACAATATTATTAATAAAATAAATTTATTATATGATATGAAAGGAGAACTTATTTATGTTTAAGAAATCATTCGGTGTTTTACAACAAGTTGGTAAAGCTTTAATGCTTCCTGTAGCATTATTACCTGCCGCTGGTATTTTATTAGCCTTTGGTAATATGTTTCAAAACCCTGACTTTTTAAAACTTGCTCCAGCTTTTGGTTCAACAGGATTTCAAGCTTTCGCAAGAGTTATGGAACAATCAGGTAATATAATTTTTGCTAATCTAGCCTTATTATTTGCAGTAGGTGTTGCTGTGGGATTAGCAGCAGGTGAAGGTGTTGCCGCACTAGCAGCTATAGTTGGATTCTTAATTATGAATACTACTATGGGTCTTGTAGTTGGTGTAACTCCAGGATTAATAGGTAGATCTCATCCTGAGTTTGCAAGTGTTTTAGGTATACCAACACTACAAACTGGGGTATTTGGCGGTATTATAATGGGTATTATTGCAGCATCATTATATAAGAAATATTACAATATAGAATTACCTTCTTATTTAGGATTCTTTGCAGGTAAAAGATTTGTTCCAATAATAACTGCAGCAGTTGCTATAATTGTTGGTTTAATAATGGTAGTTATTTGGCCTCCAATCCAACATGGATTAAATTCATTCTCACACAACATGATAGATGCTAATAGAACTTTAGCAGCTTTTATATTTGGTGTTATTGAAAGAGCATTAATTCCATTTGGATTACATCATATATTCTATAACCCGTTCTGGTATCAATTTGGTGAATATATAAACAAAGCAGGTCAAGTTATAAACGGAGATCAAGCTATATTCTTCCAACAAATTAAAGATCATACGCCTCTTACAGCAGGTACATTTATGACTGGTAAATTCCCATTTATGATGTTTGGTCTTCCAGCTGCTGCTTTAGCTATATATCAAGAAGCTAAACCTGAAAAGAAAAAACTTGTTGGTGGTATAATGGCCTCTGCAGCTTTAACTTCATTCTTAACAGGTATAACAGAACCAATTGAATTCTCATTCTTATTCGTTGCACCAGTATTATTCGGAATTCACTGTATATTTGCAGGATTATCCTTCATGGTTATGCAAATATTAAATATCAAAATTGGTATGACATTCTCTGGTGGTGTTATAGATTTCTTAATATTTGGTGTTGTTCCAAATAGAACTAAATGGTGGCTTGTAATTCCTGTAGGCTTAGCTTTCTCTGTAATTTACTATTTTGGATTTAGATTTGCTATAAGGAAATGGAACCTAAAAACTCCTGGTCGTGAAGCAGATAGCGGTTCAGAAAGTGTTAACTACAGTTCTGAAGGCTCTTTAGCTGCTAAAGTATTAGAAGCTTTAGGTGGAAAAGAAAACCTAGCTAATTTAGATGCTTGCATAACTCGTCTTAGAGTAAGTGTTAATATTATTGATAAAGTAAATAAAGAAGAACTTAAATCATTAGGAGCTTCTGGAGTTATGGTAGTTGGTAATAATATACAAGCTATCTTCGGACCAAAATCTGATCAGTTAAAAGAACAAATTAAAGATGTTATATCCGGAAAAATTATAACTAAAGATGTTAAAATAGAAGAACCTAAAAAAGAAACTGTAAAAGTTTCTTCTAAGGATAAATTTATAGCCCCAATAGAAGGGAAAGTACTTTCTATAACTGATGTTCCAGATGAAGTTTTCTCTCAAAAAATGATGGGTGACGGATTTGCTATAGAACCTAAAAATGGAACTGTTGTATCACCTGTAGATGGTGTAATAACTACAGTATTCCCAACTAAACATGCTATAGGAATAACAGCTGAAAACGGACTTGAGCTTTTAATCCACTTTGGAATAGATACAGTTAATCTTAAAGGAGAAGGCTTAGAAGCCTTAGTAGAACAAGATGCTAAAGTTAAAGCAGGAGATCCAATATTAAAGGTAGATATTGATAAAATTAAGGATAAAGTTCCTTCAATAATAACTCCAATAATATTTACTAATTTAACTGATGATCAAAAATTAGAAATTGTTAAACTTGGCAACCATGTTAAAGCTGGAGAAGACAATATCATTAAATTAAAATAATAGAAAGCAAAAGAACTTAAAAATAGGCTTAAATCTTAAATTAAATAAGATTTAGCCTATTTTTTTAATAATTTTTAAATACCTCTAAAACCAATTATCAAACTCATCTATAACCCACTTAGTTCCATCATATATTAATGTAGCTTTTGAAATACTTATATCCTTTGGACCATGATAATAACCTTTTAGAGAAACATAAACTTTATTTCCATCATATTTTTTTTCTATAATTTTAGCATTCTTAACAATAAGCATTGGTTCAGGATTTCCATATCTCATATAGCATTGTCCATCTATATTTTTAAATACAAAACCTATCATGTTCTTCATAAAATTGTCTGTATAATAAGTGTTAAGATTAAAATTTTTATTTAAGTACTCATATATATATTCATATTTACTTAAACTATCCTTCACTGGAGCATAACTTATTCCATCTAAATCTATATAAGATTCTCCATGAACTTCTATTTTAAGCACTTTCTTAAATTCTTCATCTCCATTAAATAGCAAGTTTTTAACATCCTTATCTGAAATAACTGGTTTGTTTTCTAATATACGCTGTGATTCAGTATTTATAACTCCTGTTCCCCCTAACAAAATAAGGTTTTTATAATTATTATCATCTAAATATTCCTTTTGATGTGATACATTAACACCATCTGTTAATATTATAGGAGCATCTATCTTAGAAGCCAAAGCACTTCCTGATAAAGCATCTGGAAAATTCTCTCCACTGGCAATAACAGCAGTATCTGATGATAAATTAAACTTCCTGCATACATTTAAAGATGTTTCATATCTATTTTTACCATCAACCCTTTCTATATCATCTTTATTTAATGATGGTACAATATTTTTTAATTCATCCACAATACTATTTCCTATTACACCTTCTCCACCTATTATAAAAGCTTTAGTAGGTGATATATCCTTTATTATATCCTTTATCTCATTAGATAGCTTATCTGAATTACTCATAAAAATTGGATATCCCTTTGACGCTGCAGGACTAGACACACTTAAAGCATCTGCAAATCCAAAACCATTAACAATAACTATTGGAGTTCCCTTTTCTACATTTAATGATTTTACAATACTTTTATTTGTATCAAATCTATTTATTCCACCTAACCTTTTAATATTTTTATATCCAAGATCTTTAAGATAATCTTCATATACTCTACTAACAGCTCCTTCTCCACCTAATATATATATGGATCCATTCTTACTAAGTTTATTTTTTATAAGATTAATAGTTTCTCTACTAGAACTTATATTTTCATTAACTAATAATATTGGTGCCTTTAACTTTTTTGAAAGTGCAGATCCAGCTAAAGCATCAGGGAAATCATTTCCATTTGCTATAATTACATTTTCAAACTTTTCACTATTATACTGATTAGCTATATTTATTGATGTTTCATATCTATTTTTTCCGCTTATTCTATTTACATTATAATCTCCTTTGGCTCCTGCTACACCCTTTCCTCCTAATACTATAGCCGATGAAATTACCAACGCTATAATCTTCTTCATTTCAACGTTCCTCCTAAACATAATAATTTTTTTAGTTTTAACTACATCATATTTATATTATGTATAAGATGAAAAAATGCTAATAAATCATTTATCAATTGTAAATATAAAGTATGGAACTATTTCAAAATACATTTTTAATTAAATGTTTTTTAATTCATTATAAAATAAAAGCCATGAAATTAAGGAGTTAACCCTGAATTTCATAGCTTTTTACATTTCAGATAAAATTTATAATTTATAAAGTTTTTTAAACTTAGCTTTTAAAATAACCTATATTATTAAAAGTATATATTAATAGTTTTCACAGGCTATTTCAAAATAAGATTTTGGATGCAAACATGATGGGCATTTCTCTGGTGCTGCAGTTCCTTCATAGATAAATCCACAATTACTACATTTCCAAAGTACTTTTTCATCCTTTTTAAATACTTTATCATTTTCTACATTTTCTAATAATTTAAGATATCTTTTTTCATGTTCTTTTTCTACTTTTGATATCATATCGTAAGCTACTGCAATTTCTTGGAAACCTTCTTCTCTTGCTACCTTTGCAAATGATGGATATAACTCTGTCCATTCTTCATTTTCACCAGAAGCTGCTGCCTTTAAGTTATCTGCAGTATTATCATATAATGCAACTGGATATGAAGCAGTAATTTCAATAGCATCACCTTGAAGATCTTCCTTTAAAAATTTATAAAATCTTTTTGCGTGTTCCCTTTCTTGTTCTGCTGTTTCTATAAAAATGTTTGAGATTTGTATAAAACCTTCTTTTCTAGCTACACTAGCATAATAAGTATATCTTCCTCTGGCCTGGGATTCCCCTGCAAAAGATTTTAATAAGTTTTCTGCTGTTTTTGTGCCTCTTAATGATTTCATAAAAAACCCTCCTATATATTTGTATATTATCAACAGTTCATATAATTTAATGAACAATTTAACAGCTTAAGATTAATTTTTAATTACAATTATATTCTAACTTATAAAGAAAATTTTGTCAATACTTATTATTAAATAATAATTATTATTTGTTATTTTTAATACATATTTTATTTAAGATTATATCTATCCATATAAATTTGTTATATATTTATATTTAGCAAAGTATTCTAATAATTTACTTTCTATATTTTTATATAATTTCCTCTAATAATTTAAAAATTATGAAAATTATTATTGAAATACATTCTTATATTTAATTTATTTTTATATTTAGCAATATATACTGCTATCCCTTAATATTTTAGTTATTCTTTCCTTTTAATTATATCACAATATTGGTAATTTAATTATTTATATACATTTTAAATAATTAATTATATATTATAAATATTTTTGTTGAATGCGTCATCTTTTTGCATTAATATACTTTTACACTTGAATTTTTTAAAATTTGTGGTTTATAGTTGTATATTCCCCCTTATCCTTCCTTTTATTCCAAGCTTTTAACATAGACAAGCTTTTTAAAATTTTGTTAAAATGTCACTAAATATTAATAAACAAATCATGTCGAATCTTCTTTATGAAGTACCAGGGAGACTCTTGGGGTTAATAGGGTACCTCTAACCCGAACCCGTCAACTAACCTGGGAGGCAATATGGAGGGATTTAACTAATGACAAAACACAAATCATTAAAAACACTTTTAGCTACACTAACTTTTTGTGTAGGTTTATCTAGTCCAGTCTTTGCTGCAGATTACAAGGTAAATTCTGGTGATTCTCTTTACAAGATAGGTCAATTATTTAATGTATCTTCAAACTCTATTATAAAAAATAATGATCTTAAGGGAAACACAATTCATCCTGGACAAGTTCTAAACATTCCTTGCGATACTTATACTGTAAAAAGTGGAGATAGCCTATTTTTAATTTCTAAAGCGCAGGGCATAAGTTTATACAATTTAAGAAAAGCAAATAATAAATTGGACGACACAATTTATCCTGGACAAGTTTTGAATTTACCTGGAAAAACTTCTAGTAATACTAGTCCATCACCAACTCCAACTACACCAAAGCCTATAGTGAATTATACAGAATCAGATTTAGACCTTTTAGCTAGACTTATAACAGCTGAAGCTCAAAGTGAACCCTATAGTGCTCAAGTAGCTGTGGCATCTGTAGTTATAAACAGAATAAAAAGTTCTCAATTTCCAAACAGTATTTCATCTGTAATTTATCAAAAAAGTGATGGATACTATCAATTTACACCTGTATTAAATGGTTGGATAAATAAACCTGCTACAGAAACATCAAAAAAAGCTGCTAAAGAAGCTTTATATGGATCTGACCCAAGCAAAGGTGCACTATATTATTTTGATGATACTGCCACTAATAAATGGTTATGGTCCAAGCCTATAACAGCTAGAATTGGTAACATGATTTATGTTAAATAATAACATTAAAAGGCCACTATCAAGATTTAAAATATTGTTATAAATAATAAGTCCATAAAACCAATAATAAATAATTAAAAATTTTAATAAACAACATACTTAAAATTATATCAAATGAATAAACAACCCCATATAAATAAACACAAAAAAGTTTCTCTTATAAATGTACATTATTTCCTATTTAAAGTTCACATTATGTACTATTTATATAAGAGAAACTTTTTTTATTCACATTATATTCATTGTAAACTTTTAAAAATACAATTAATAATATTGTATTCTATATACATAATTGAGTTAAAAAAGTATATGTGTAGAAATATAAATATGGATAAAGATAAAAATATTTATATTTATTAGTATACCTAATCTGTATTAAAGAAATAATGAAATTTAATATTTTTTGACCTATTATTCATATTTTTAATATTTTACTTTTTAAATATCTGTTATATAATATATATAACAGATATAACTTATATAATAGGTGGTGATTATTATTGATTTTACAAATAGATTTTGAATCTCAAATACCTATCTATGAGCAACTTAAAAGACAAATAATAGAAGGTATAGCTAAAGGTTATTTAAACCCTGGTTCTCCTCTACCTTCAGTTCGTCAACTAGCTGAAGATATAGGTATAAATCTTCATACTGTAAATAAAGCTTACAACATACTAAAATCAGAAGGTTATGTAACTATAGACAGACGAGTTGGAGCAATTATAAGTAGTAACTTACCAGAAAAAACTGATGAGTATAAAAATAATCTTAAAGAGGAGCTTAAGTATATAACTGCAGATGCTCATTGCAGGGGTTTTTCTAAAGAAGAATTTGTTAAATTTTGTGAAGACATACTAAAAGAATATGCGTAAGGATGTGAATATCTATGAGTGAAAATTTATTTTTATCTATATTATTAGGGCTCTGCAACTTATTATTACTATCCTTTCAAATTGTAACCCCTAAAACTACAAGAAAAGATATTTTTTTAGGAGTTAGAATCCCTGAAGAGGAATCAGAGAAAATGGAAATTAAAAATATTTATAGAAGTTTTGTCTTATGGAATATTATAATAAGTTTACCTGTAATCTTTCTTTTATCCTTTATAGTATATAAATTTAATAATATAAGTCTATTTGTATTATTTACATTTATTTATATTTTTATTAGCTTTTTAATATATCTTAAATTCAATAATGATGTAAAAAAATTAAAATCTAATAAAAATTGGTTCAAAAATAAAAAACAAGTAATTGCTGTAGATACTGAATTTTCTTCTGAAAATGCTAATAAAAGTTTAATTAGTCCTTGGTGGTTTTTAATTCCTATTTTAATAATTTTAATTACTATATTTATGAATATAAAAGCATATCCAAGCTTACCTAACAAAGTAGCTACACATTGGGACTTTAACGGTAATGTGAACGGTTATCAAAATAAATCTACTTTTTTAATATATCAGATGCCATTAATGGAACTTTTTATAACTAGTATATTCTTTTTATGCTATAAAATTATAGGATGGTCTAAAAAACAAATAAGTGCTGTTAACTCTGAAAAATCAAAGACAAGAAATAAATTATTTAGGCGTATTCTATCAATTTATATGACCTTTAGCGCCATAGCAATGACTATATTCTTGTCTATAATAAATTTTCAAATCATGAAAGTTATAGACATAAATGATAAATATATGATGTATTTTAGCTTAATATTTACTTTATCTATAATAATAGCAACTATACTATTAGGAGTAAAAGTAGGTCAAGGTGGAAGTAATTTAAAGTTAAACTATAAAAATGATAATAAAAATAATTTTATAAATAAAGATGATGATGACCATTGGATATTAGGTAATACAATATACTATAACAAAGAAGATCCTTCCTTATTTATAGAAAAAAGATTCGGTATAGGTTGGACTATAAATGCAGGTAGACCTTTAGGATTAATTATATATATATCTTTAATATTAATAATAATTGTATCCATAATATCATCTTTTCTCGCTAAATAAGGAAAGTGTGTCGTAATTTCCTTAAATTATTTATTTTCTTTACCATTTTAAATAACAATATTTTATAAATAAGTATTGTTATTCATAAAATATTGTGTTATAATAAATTATTGCATGATTTTACATGTGATACCCTTTCACCAAAAGTACAATATATTTTATAGATTATATATTTATGCGCTTTTGTATTTATATATAATTTTTTTTATTGTAAAAATTTATTCGATTGCTACCATTGCTAATACTCCCATCTTCTATCAAAGTGAGAGATAAGCACTGATACGCGCCTGGATAAGTTCTTCTAAGGTTCAAATGGAGAAAAAGTAATTCTTTTAAGCAAACTCTACTTGAATCCAATAATCACTTAATAAGGAGGTGAATTTAATGCTTAAAGAAACTTTAATAATTTTAACACAAGATATTATAGAAGAATGCTTAAGTGAATGTTTATCTGAATAATTTTAAACAACTATTATATATTCTTTTAGAAAGGTAATTTTATAAACTATTATGTAAAAATCTAGTTAGTTTTTATGAAAAATAAAAATTATGGAGGTCTTTCATGAATAAAAATAACCCCATAGAGGAATATAATGTCTATAGGCATTATTCTATAAAAAAGCCACATTAATTAGAAATATTTTGATTATATTTTTCTTAATGTGGCTTTAAACTATAAATTATTCTCAATATTATCTTTAATTTTTATACTTTCTATGAAATTCTTATCATAAATATCTGAGTAATATTTATTAAATATACTTCAAATAATCTTTAGGTATATAATCTATAAGCATACTTTTAGCTTTTCTTCTATTATGTTCGTATTCTGAAAAGCTTAAATATAAAGATTTCTTTGCCCTAGTCATAGCTACATAAAATAGTCTTTTCTCTTCTATTTCATTTCCTTCTTTTACCGCCATATAATTTGGAAATATATTATTTTGAAGTCCAGCTAAAAATACATAATCAAATTCTGCCCCTTTTGCTTGGTGTACTGTTATTATTGGTACCCTTGGATACTTTATAAGCATTCTATCTAATTCGCTATTGGACAAAGAAGTTATTTTTAAAAACTCTATTAAATTATCTCTTGGGCATGTTTCTTTATTTTCTATTTCTTTAGCTATAACAAAAAATTCTCTC contains:
- a CDS encoding ferritin-like domain-containing protein, with protein sequence MHNMPRMMCCSFYGMDFTKHDFNKALELVKGAVQGEREDELLYDYLISKAPTNEEKEIIRTIRDDERKHRKMFKFIYKFYTGKDIEASDGAEDFEKPKSYIDGVKKALFGELAAMEKYREIRKGLPNRYHRDMVFEILTDEIKHAIKYNYILSTTHKKNKRITEVEENTDMNNHEMRTVMW
- a CDS encoding undecaprenyl diphosphate synthase family protein, whose translation is MRVPNHIGIIPDGNRRWANNKGMEKQCGYDFGLNPGLMLFRLCRAAGINEITYYGFTTDNTKRPKVQRESFTKACVEAVEMLCNEDASLLVVGNTESPMFPKELLPYTKKRKVFKEGGIKVNFLVNYGWEWDLEALENNNLSSRNKINKHIKSTDISRVDLIIRWGGRRRLSGFLPIQSVYSDFYIIEDYWPDFKPEHFYGALKWYDEQDITLGG
- the ptsG gene encoding glucose-specific PTS transporter subunit IIBC is translated as MFKKSFGVLQQVGKALMLPVALLPAAGILLAFGNMFQNPDFLKLAPAFGSTGFQAFARVMEQSGNIIFANLALLFAVGVAVGLAAGEGVAALAAIVGFLIMNTTMGLVVGVTPGLIGRSHPEFASVLGIPTLQTGVFGGIIMGIIAASLYKKYYNIELPSYLGFFAGKRFVPIITAAVAIIVGLIMVVIWPPIQHGLNSFSHNMIDANRTLAAFIFGVIERALIPFGLHHIFYNPFWYQFGEYINKAGQVINGDQAIFFQQIKDHTPLTAGTFMTGKFPFMMFGLPAAALAIYQEAKPEKKKLVGGIMASAALTSFLTGITEPIEFSFLFVAPVLFGIHCIFAGLSFMVMQILNIKIGMTFSGGVIDFLIFGVVPNRTKWWLVIPVGLAFSVIYYFGFRFAIRKWNLKTPGREADSGSESVNYSSEGSLAAKVLEALGGKENLANLDACITRLRVSVNIIDKVNKEELKSLGASGVMVVGNNIQAIFGPKSDQLKEQIKDVISGKIITKDVKIEEPKKETVKVSSKDKFIAPIEGKVLSITDVPDEVFSQKMMGDGFAIEPKNGTVVSPVDGVITTVFPTKHAIGITAENGLELLIHFGIDTVNLKGEGLEALVEQDAKVKAGDPILKVDIDKIKDKVPSIITPIIFTNLTDDQKLEIVKLGNHVKAGEDNIIKLK
- a CDS encoding cell wall-binding repeat-containing protein, which gives rise to MKKIIALVISSAIVLGGKGVAGAKGDYNVNRISGKNRYETSINIANQYNSEKFENVIIANGNDFPDALAGSALSKKLKAPILLVNENISSSRETINLIKNKLSKNGSIYILGGEGAVSRVYEDYLKDLGYKNIKRLGGINRFDTNKSIVKSLNVEKGTPIVIVNGFGFADALSVSSPAASKGYPIFMSNSDKLSNEIKDIIKDISPTKAFIIGGEGVIGNSIVDELKNIVPSLNKDDIERVDGKNRYETSLNVCRKFNLSSDTAVIASGENFPDALSGSALASKIDAPIILTDGVNVSHQKEYLDDNNYKNLILLGGTGVINTESQRILENKPVISDKDVKNLLFNGDEEFKKVLKIEVHGESYIDLDGISYAPVKDSLSKYEYIYEYLNKNFNLNTYYTDNFMKNMIGFVFKNIDGQCYMRYGNPEPMLIVKNAKIIEKKYDGNKVYVSLKGYYHGPKDISISKATLIYDGTKWVIDEFDNWF
- the rbr gene encoding rubrerythrin, whose product is MKSLRGTKTAENLLKSFAGESQARGRYTYYASVARKEGFIQISNIFIETAEQEREHAKRFYKFLKEDLQGDAIEITASYPVALYDNTADNLKAAASGENEEWTELYPSFAKVAREEGFQEIAVAYDMISKVEKEHEKRYLKLLENVENDKVFKKDEKVLWKCSNCGFIYEGTAAPEKCPSCLHPKSYFEIACENY
- a CDS encoding cell wall hydrolase; the encoded protein is MTKHKSLKTLLATLTFCVGLSSPVFAADYKVNSGDSLYKIGQLFNVSSNSIIKNNDLKGNTIHPGQVLNIPCDTYTVKSGDSLFLISKAQGISLYNLRKANNKLDDTIYPGQVLNLPGKTSSNTSPSPTPTTPKPIVNYTESDLDLLARLITAEAQSEPYSAQVAVASVVINRIKSSQFPNSISSVIYQKSDGYYQFTPVLNGWINKPATETSKKAAKEALYGSDPSKGALYYFDDTATNKWLWSKPITARIGNMIYVK
- a CDS encoding GntR family transcriptional regulator, producing MILQIDFESQIPIYEQLKRQIIEGIAKGYLNPGSPLPSVRQLAEDIGINLHTVNKAYNILKSEGYVTIDRRVGAIISSNLPEKTDEYKNNLKEELKYITADAHCRGFSKEEFVKFCEDILKEYA
- a CDS encoding DUF1648 domain-containing protein; translated protein: MSENLFLSILLGLCNLLLLSFQIVTPKTTRKDIFLGVRIPEEESEKMEIKNIYRSFVLWNIIISLPVIFLLSFIVYKFNNISLFVLFTFIYIFISFLIYLKFNNDVKKLKSNKNWFKNKKQVIAVDTEFSSENANKSLISPWWFLIPILIILITIFMNIKAYPSLPNKVATHWDFNGNVNGYQNKSTFLIYQMPLMELFITSIFFLCYKIIGWSKKQISAVNSEKSKTRNKLFRRILSIYMTFSAIAMTIFLSIINFQIMKVIDINDKYMMYFSLIFTLSIIIATILLGVKVGQGGSNLKLNYKNDNKNNFINKDDDDHWILGNTIYYNKEDPSLFIEKRFGIGWTINAGRPLGLIIYISLILIIIVSIISSFLAK